The following coding sequences lie in one Myxococcus xanthus genomic window:
- a CDS encoding alpha/beta hydrolase, translated as MKWRWLLGGALALGLLAALAVFGRALRHSEAYFHYPRPKAERPADFAEAKDVSLQTSDGLTLRGWYVPSQNRAAVVLAHGLSQTRADLLPEARILRAAGYGVLLFDLRAHGESEGDFSTWGDLERRDVRAALDFVRAQPDVDPERVGALGFSIGSAAVAEVAAEDPAVRAVVLLSPFNTLWLAAAYDFRRFGFVSQCGALVPFWRRGIALEEVRTIDAVERIRPRPLLIVMGTEESGQPLADELFAKVREYAQTWRIQGAGHGNFSATEPEAYPQRLKAFLDAALLAR; from the coding sequence ATGAAGTGGCGGTGGCTGCTGGGTGGAGCGCTCGCGCTGGGGCTGCTGGCCGCGCTGGCGGTGTTTGGTAGAGCGCTGCGTCATTCAGAGGCCTACTTCCACTACCCACGTCCCAAGGCCGAGCGCCCCGCTGACTTCGCCGAGGCAAAGGACGTCTCGCTTCAGACGTCGGACGGGCTGACGCTGCGGGGCTGGTACGTGCCGTCCCAGAACCGCGCCGCCGTGGTGCTGGCGCACGGCCTGTCCCAGACGCGCGCGGACCTGCTGCCCGAAGCGCGAATCCTGCGGGCCGCGGGCTATGGCGTGCTGCTCTTCGACCTGCGCGCCCACGGTGAAAGCGAGGGCGATTTCTCCACCTGGGGAGACCTGGAGCGCCGGGACGTGCGGGCCGCGCTGGACTTCGTGCGCGCCCAGCCGGATGTGGACCCGGAGCGGGTAGGGGCGCTCGGCTTCTCGATTGGTTCCGCCGCGGTGGCGGAGGTGGCGGCGGAGGACCCGGCGGTGCGCGCCGTGGTGTTGCTGTCCCCGTTCAACACGCTGTGGCTGGCCGCCGCGTATGACTTCCGCCGCTTCGGCTTCGTGTCGCAATGCGGGGCGCTGGTTCCCTTCTGGCGGCGCGGCATCGCACTGGAAGAGGTGCGCACCATCGACGCGGTGGAGCGCATCCGCCCCCGGCCGCTGCTCATCGTCATGGGGACGGAGGAGTCAGGACAGCCGCTCGCCGACGAGCTCTTCGCCAAGGTGCGTGAGTACGCCCAGACGTGGCGCATCCAGGGCGCCGGACACGGGAACTTCAGCGCCACCGAGCCGGAGGCGTACCCCCAGCGGTTGAAGGCGTTCCTCGACGCGGCGTTGCTCGCGCGCTGA
- a CDS encoding SWIM zinc finger family protein, whose amino-acid sequence MTTATRHPVELRYATASDVESGTDGSRVRLALEGSRGTVGVSGRVTDAALFRDALAATFGILASDLRYRGKDRTAYLAYLMKQGKRASALIWEAQKAFLDNALDGEKKQDAVLDPVLTVDPDSVSLEVFSRDESAYARLSFDNRLFEGREAAHGSTFLDVPPELPARVDRLRTYVPVSLEAHVALATPASQPARAPRNVEVPHAWLRGFLQVQSAATLPASTCELAPIDLYNLLFALRARKAKKAPRALRFELVPGAPPRLVLEPWELVLECHGSTYNGTAPAVVRTFGRQRLAALARLLPHAKSVRVQLMGPGLPVFWVIDMGAATLTLGLTGWTESGWSSAAAFDVLMPRAVPDGLAEQLRNRLRTEGPLPFDTLAASAGAPKESVRAALQLECLRGRILFDVARGQYRPRELMPTPVDAAVIRYGNELEARAHRLLGGDGAPGAGEVKLTKVHDVVGEGIRIHGEVVDREALRSFFPSFTLDLEGRVKDASCGCPHHRRSGLREGPCEHLLALRLAYARRRAEEEALRQTPEGRKLIRAETRSYVRRDAESGLETVYRVSLDGQVVAVEWGPRTGTPRHQRLWFDSDAEARGAYFARLEKLAADGYIDAASALV is encoded by the coding sequence GTGACGACCGCCACCCGACACCCCGTCGAGCTGCGCTACGCCACCGCGAGCGACGTCGAGTCCGGCACGGACGGCTCCCGCGTCCGCCTGGCCCTGGAGGGCTCGCGCGGCACCGTGGGCGTGAGCGGCCGCGTCACCGACGCCGCCCTCTTCCGCGACGCGCTGGCCGCCACCTTCGGCATCCTCGCCAGCGACCTGCGCTACCGGGGCAAGGACCGCACCGCGTACCTCGCCTACCTGATGAAGCAGGGCAAGCGGGCCAGCGCGCTCATCTGGGAGGCGCAGAAGGCGTTCCTGGACAACGCGCTGGACGGAGAGAAGAAGCAGGACGCGGTGCTGGACCCCGTGCTCACGGTGGACCCGGACAGCGTGTCCCTGGAGGTCTTCTCCCGCGACGAGAGCGCCTACGCCCGGCTGTCCTTCGACAACCGCCTCTTCGAGGGCCGCGAGGCCGCGCACGGCTCCACCTTCCTGGACGTGCCACCGGAGCTGCCCGCCCGCGTGGACCGGCTGCGCACCTACGTGCCCGTCTCCCTGGAGGCGCACGTCGCGCTGGCCACGCCGGCCTCGCAGCCGGCCCGCGCTCCGCGCAACGTGGAGGTGCCCCACGCCTGGCTGCGCGGCTTCCTCCAGGTGCAGTCCGCCGCCACGCTGCCCGCGAGCACCTGCGAGCTGGCGCCCATCGACCTCTACAACCTCCTCTTCGCCCTGCGCGCTCGCAAGGCGAAGAAGGCCCCCCGCGCGCTGCGCTTCGAGCTGGTGCCCGGCGCCCCGCCCCGGCTGGTGCTGGAGCCGTGGGAGCTGGTGCTGGAGTGCCACGGCAGCACGTACAACGGCACCGCGCCCGCGGTGGTGCGCACCTTCGGCCGTCAGCGGCTGGCCGCGCTCGCGCGCCTGCTGCCCCACGCGAAGTCCGTGCGAGTACAGCTGATGGGCCCCGGCCTGCCGGTGTTCTGGGTCATCGACATGGGCGCGGCCACGCTCACGCTGGGCCTCACGGGATGGACGGAGAGCGGCTGGTCCTCCGCCGCGGCCTTCGACGTGCTGATGCCCCGCGCGGTGCCGGACGGATTGGCGGAGCAGCTTCGCAACCGGCTGCGGACCGAAGGCCCCCTGCCCTTCGACACGCTCGCCGCCAGCGCCGGCGCGCCCAAGGAGTCCGTGCGCGCGGCGCTCCAGCTGGAGTGCCTGCGCGGGCGCATCCTCTTCGATGTGGCGCGCGGCCAGTACCGTCCGCGCGAGCTGATGCCCACGCCGGTGGACGCCGCCGTCATCCGCTACGGCAACGAGCTGGAAGCGCGAGCGCACCGCCTGCTGGGTGGCGACGGCGCTCCGGGCGCGGGCGAGGTGAAGCTGACCAAGGTGCACGACGTGGTGGGCGAGGGCATCCGCATCCACGGCGAGGTGGTGGACCGCGAGGCCCTGCGCAGCTTCTTCCCCAGCTTCACGTTGGACTTGGAAGGCCGCGTGAAGGACGCCAGCTGCGGGTGCCCGCACCACCGGCGCTCCGGTCTGCGGGAAGGCCCCTGCGAGCACCTGCTGGCGCTGCGGCTGGCCTACGCGCGCCGCCGCGCGGAGGAAGAGGCGCTGCGGCAGACGCCCGAGGGCCGCAAGCTCATCCGCGCGGAGACGCGTTCCTACGTGCGACGCGACGCGGAGAGCGGACTGGAGACGGTGTACCGGGTTTCCCTGGATGGTCAGGTGGTGGCGGTGGAGTGGGGCCCGCGCACGGGCACGCCGCGTCACCAGCGGCTCTGGTTCGACTCGGATGCGGAAGCGCGCGGAGCGTACTTCGCGCGCCTGGAGAAGTTGGCGGCTGACGGCTACATCGACGCGGCCTCGGCATTGGTGTAA
- a CDS encoding reverse transcriptase family protein gives MTARLDPFVPAASPQAVPTPEPTAPAPDAAAKREARRLAHEALLVRAKAIDEAGGADDWVQAQLVSKGLAVEDLDFSSASEKDKKAWKEKKKAEATERRALKRQAHEAWKATHVGHLGAGVHWVEDRPADAFDVPHREERARANGLTELDSAEALAKALGLSVSKLRWFAFHREVDTATHYVSWTIPKRDGGKRTITSPKPELKEAQRWVLSNVVERLPVHGAAHGFVAGRSILTNALAHQGADVVVKVDLKDFFPSVTWRRVKGLLRKGGLPEGTSTLLSLLSTEAPREAVQFRGKLLHVAKGPRALPQGAPTSPGITNALCLKLDKRLSALAKRLGFTYTRYADDLTFSWTKAKQPKARRTQRPPVAVLLSRVQEVVEAEGFRVHPDKTRVARKGTRQRVTGLVVNAAGKDAPAARVPRDVVRQLRAAIHNRKKGKPGREGESLEQLKGMAAFIHMTDPAKGRAFLAQLTELESTASAAPQAE, from the coding sequence ATGACCGCCAGGCTGGACCCGTTCGTCCCCGCAGCTTCGCCGCAGGCCGTGCCCACGCCCGAACCCACCGCTCCCGCGCCAGACGCGGCCGCGAAGCGTGAAGCCCGCCGGCTCGCGCACGAAGCGCTGCTCGTCCGCGCGAAGGCCATCGACGAAGCGGGCGGCGCCGACGACTGGGTGCAGGCGCAGCTCGTCTCCAAGGGCCTCGCGGTGGAGGACCTGGACTTCTCCAGCGCCTCCGAGAAGGACAAGAAGGCCTGGAAGGAGAAGAAGAAGGCCGAGGCCACCGAGCGCCGCGCGCTGAAGCGTCAGGCGCACGAGGCGTGGAAGGCCACGCACGTGGGCCACCTGGGCGCGGGCGTGCACTGGGTGGAGGACCGCCCTGCGGACGCGTTCGACGTGCCCCACCGCGAGGAGCGCGCCCGGGCCAACGGCCTGACGGAGCTGGACTCGGCGGAGGCGCTGGCCAAGGCGCTGGGGCTGAGCGTGTCCAAGCTGCGCTGGTTCGCGTTCCACCGCGAGGTGGACACGGCCACGCACTACGTGAGCTGGACGATTCCGAAGCGGGACGGCGGCAAGCGCACGATTACGTCGCCCAAGCCGGAGCTGAAGGAAGCACAGCGCTGGGTGCTGTCCAACGTCGTGGAGCGGCTGCCGGTGCACGGCGCGGCGCATGGCTTCGTGGCGGGACGCTCCATCCTCACCAACGCGCTGGCCCACCAGGGCGCGGACGTGGTGGTGAAGGTGGACCTCAAGGACTTCTTCCCCTCCGTCACCTGGCGCCGGGTGAAGGGCCTGTTGCGCAAGGGCGGCCTGCCGGAGGGCACGTCCACGCTGCTGTCGCTGCTCTCCACGGAAGCGCCGCGTGAGGCGGTGCAGTTCCGGGGCAAGCTGCTGCACGTGGCCAAGGGCCCGCGCGCGCTGCCCCAGGGTGCGCCCACGTCGCCGGGCATCACCAACGCGCTGTGCCTGAAGCTGGACAAGCGGCTGTCCGCGCTCGCGAAGCGGCTGGGCTTCACGTACACGCGCTACGCGGACGACCTGACCTTCTCGTGGACGAAGGCGAAGCAGCCCAAGGCGCGGCGGACGCAGCGTCCCCCGGTGGCGGTGCTGCTGTCGCGCGTGCAGGAAGTGGTGGAGGCGGAGGGCTTCCGCGTGCACCCGGACAAGACGCGCGTGGCGCGCAAGGGCACGCGGCAGCGGGTGACGGGGCTGGTGGTGAATGCGGCGGGCAAGGACGCGCCGGCGGCCCGAGTCCCGCGCGACGTGGTGCGCCAGCTGCGCGCCGCCATCCACAACCGGAAGAAGGGCAAGCCGGGCCGCGAGGGCGAGTCGCTGGAGCAGCTCAAGGGCATGGCCGCCTTCATCCACATGACGGACCCGGCCAAGGGCCGCGCCTTCCTGGCGCAGCTCACGGAGCTGGAGTCCACGGCGAGCGCGGCTCCGCAGGCGGAGTGA